One part of the Elusimicrobiota bacterium genome encodes these proteins:
- a CDS encoding DUF87 domain-containing protein, with protein MSKLAELLSPAPSDQCLLHRHLNLLDITPDGLALGMGGEISAAYELSPHQDILLMNDAGQARFIDEAALALESLPAGAAAVFVVDVRPGSITEIKRLERLAHELPKEQAAIVKSKHELFSRSARKERKTHLLLGLYNGNFLKLPLFPRLVMDPGQASRDAGRKLAEFRDRFVGMESVVLGRLSGLKASHRRLDEHELADFYWQRLNPDKAGAGLRPPKYNLRFSHRCQLAASAGSHGKTAFAVDGVFHQAFSLFMLDETVPAGGIDRMIAHLPEGSTIVITVLSPDHQDFLARLDSDIRGYSSLMSVGAGNHQLNHKIRDLDELAGLGHGSGTKFYIASLFVLLRDHDQGVLANKALEIMMAARETLGGELVTEDFLHLRYFLAQLPNGAILPMRRHTLTANAAACLLPLSAPWKGAEGPGVLFYSKEQNMVNLDPFWEGSPRHGMVIGSTGSGKSFTMNYVVSSLLVQDPKTNFVVIDMGGSYKRLTGILGGDYFEIEPSGNCAISPFPPKEAMIGVDGAPDADLLGCLRLLIQKMLIRPVDQIEKHLIETGITRLYQSANVHAPLLGDFVDTMAALGLEDADCGPARHIANELRLYTKGGYGNILNAPSTIRPFEKRLTVFDLARLKQHPELQAPLIFMISLGLSKTLKDPGQKKVVIIDEGWEFFDDDASSELVSRLYRTARKFNGLIISVSQSPKDFIKSKASTAMIANSFWKMFLRLDMGHDTLGAFGLNSRQIEAVRRLETRRRSFAELFVVFGEHSRTLRLNPSSLEYWIATTNAEDCAVEERLKSQKGAMNRLDFLSELALMEPVEV; from the coding sequence ATGTCTAAGCTCGCCGAGCTTCTTTCCCCTGCGCCTTCGGATCAATGCCTGCTGCACAGGCATCTGAATCTGTTGGACATAACGCCGGATGGCTTGGCTTTGGGCATGGGCGGGGAAATCAGCGCGGCGTATGAGCTTTCGCCGCATCAAGACATTTTATTGATGAATGACGCGGGTCAGGCCCGGTTCATCGATGAAGCGGCGCTTGCGCTTGAATCCTTGCCGGCCGGGGCCGCGGCTGTTTTTGTTGTTGACGTTCGGCCTGGGTCAATAACGGAGATTAAGCGCTTGGAACGATTGGCTCACGAATTGCCCAAGGAACAGGCCGCAATCGTTAAATCGAAGCATGAATTGTTTTCGCGGTCTGCGCGCAAAGAAAGAAAAACCCATCTTCTGCTTGGGCTTTATAACGGAAATTTTCTCAAACTGCCTCTATTTCCACGCTTGGTGATGGACCCTGGCCAAGCATCAAGAGACGCCGGCAGAAAATTGGCGGAATTTAGGGATAGGTTCGTGGGGATGGAGTCCGTGGTTTTAGGGCGGCTCTCCGGCCTTAAGGCTTCGCATCGGCGGCTCGATGAGCATGAGTTGGCTGATTTTTACTGGCAACGCCTAAACCCGGATAAAGCCGGAGCCGGCTTGCGGCCTCCAAAATACAATTTACGCTTTTCTCATCGCTGCCAGTTGGCCGCGTCGGCCGGCAGTCATGGAAAAACAGCGTTCGCTGTTGACGGCGTTTTCCATCAGGCGTTTTCGCTCTTCATGCTTGATGAAACAGTGCCGGCCGGAGGCATCGACCGCATGATCGCTCATCTGCCCGAAGGCTCGACGATTGTCATAACGGTTTTATCCCCGGATCATCAGGATTTTCTCGCCAGGTTAGATAGCGATATCCGGGGTTATTCCAGCCTTATGAGCGTAGGCGCGGGCAATCATCAGTTAAACCACAAAATTCGGGACCTTGATGAGCTTGCAGGCTTGGGCCACGGTTCCGGAACAAAGTTTTATATCGCGAGCTTGTTTGTATTGCTGCGCGACCATGACCAGGGCGTTTTGGCAAACAAAGCCTTGGAAATCATGATGGCGGCGAGAGAAACCTTGGGCGGGGAACTCGTGACCGAGGATTTTCTTCATTTGCGTTATTTTCTCGCGCAGTTGCCTAATGGAGCGATTCTGCCCATGCGACGGCATACGTTGACCGCCAATGCGGCCGCTTGCCTGCTTCCCCTGTCAGCGCCGTGGAAGGGAGCAGAGGGGCCGGGAGTCCTTTTTTACTCGAAAGAGCAGAACATGGTGAACCTTGACCCTTTTTGGGAAGGCTCGCCCAGGCATGGCATGGTGATCGGCTCAACCGGAAGCGGCAAAAGCTTCACCATGAATTATGTGGTATCGAGCCTCCTGGTCCAGGATCCAAAGACAAACTTTGTGGTGATCGACATGGGGGGCAGTTATAAACGATTGACCGGAATTTTAGGAGGGGATTATTTCGAGATTGAGCCTTCCGGAAACTGCGCGATCAGCCCGTTTCCTCCCAAGGAAGCCATGATCGGGGTGGACGGCGCCCCGGACGCCGATTTGCTGGGCTGCTTGCGTCTGTTAATCCAGAAAATGTTGATCCGGCCGGTTGATCAAATTGAAAAGCACTTGATTGAGACCGGCATAACGAGGCTTTATCAGAGCGCGAACGTGCATGCCCCGCTATTGGGAGATTTCGTGGATACCATGGCGGCTTTGGGATTGGAGGACGCGGATTGCGGCCCAGCGCGCCATATCGCCAATGAGCTCAGGCTCTACACCAAGGGCGGTTACGGCAATATTCTAAACGCTCCCTCGACAATTCGGCCCTTCGAGAAGCGTCTGACGGTTTTTGATTTGGCCAGGCTTAAGCAGCACCCTGAGCTTCAGGCGCCGCTGATCTTCATGATTTCTCTCGGACTATCCAAAACTCTCAAGGACCCCGGCCAGAAAAAAGTCGTGATTATCGACGAGGGCTGGGAGTTTTTTGACGATGACGCTTCTTCGGAACTGGTTTCGAGGCTTTATCGAACGGCTAGAAAATTCAACGGGCTCATTATCTCCGTATCCCAGAGCCCCAAGGACTTCATCAAAAGCAAGGCGTCCACGGCCATGATCGCCAATTCTTTCTGGAAGATGTTTTTGCGTCTGGACATGGGTCATGACACGCTGGGCGCTTTCGGTCTCAATTCAAGGCAAATCGAAGCTGTGCGGCGCCTTGAAACAAGAAGGCGGTCCTTTGCCGAGCTGTTTGTGGTGTTCGGAGAACACTCGCGCACGCTCAGGCTTAATCCCAGTTCGCTCGAATATTGGATTGCGACGACCAATGCCGAAGACTGCGCCGTGGAGGAACGATTGAAAAGCCAAAAAGGCGCGATGAATAGGCTTGATTTTTTGAGCGAGCTGGCCCTGATGGAGCCTGTGGAGGTTTAG
- a CDS encoding septation protein SpoVG family protein: MSEIAADGAGGVEIEIRHLNPAKNPKNKNLLAMFDVKIGPVMIRGASLMNGKNGLFVGYPAKKRAKRAEEKGGSPYEDVVYVIGDAAKSALHEAVVREYEEKRKNQEGQGETGPKNEESGYAIV, encoded by the coding sequence ATGAGCGAAATTGCGGCGGACGGAGCGGGAGGAGTTGAAATCGAAATTAGGCATTTAAATCCGGCCAAGAATCCGAAGAATAAAAATCTTTTGGCCATGTTCGACGTCAAAATCGGCCCGGTGATGATTAGGGGGGCAAGCCTGATGAACGGAAAGAACGGGTTATTCGTGGGTTATCCGGCCAAAAAAAGGGCAAAACGCGCGGAGGAAAAAGGGGGATCGCCTTATGAGGACGTTGTGTATGTCATCGGAGACGCGGCCAAATCGGCCTTGCATGAGGCTGTCGTGCGCGAGTATGAGGAAAAAAGGAAAAACCAGGAAGGACAAGGCGAGACGGGGCCCAAGAATGAGGAATCCGGCTATGCGATTGTCTAA